In one Sphingobium sp. MI1205 genomic region, the following are encoded:
- a CDS encoding S26 family signal peptidase codes for MTRARKTSGDAPLLAWGDELRARKLHRKRRVRRLAIGGAGLALLLISAAFPPAPRLVWNASASAPRGLYIVSPAALPGVGDMVIARVPWRYRQLAAERRYLPLNVPLVKRVAASAGDEVCAWGMVILVNGRRIADRQRTDLRGRSMPLWEGCMRLRGRQLFLLMNNRRSFDGRYFGSTEGEDVMGKAELLWRR; via the coding sequence ATGACGCGGGCACGCAAGACGAGCGGGGATGCGCCGCTCCTGGCCTGGGGCGATGAACTTCGCGCCCGGAAACTGCATCGCAAAAGGCGCGTTCGCCGCCTTGCAATCGGTGGTGCGGGCCTCGCACTGCTTCTCATTTCTGCCGCCTTTCCGCCTGCGCCGCGGCTTGTCTGGAACGCGAGCGCCAGCGCGCCCAGAGGCCTCTATATCGTCTCACCCGCAGCGCTGCCCGGCGTCGGCGACATGGTGATCGCGCGGGTGCCTTGGCGCTATCGCCAACTTGCCGCCGAGCGCCGCTATCTGCCCTTGAATGTGCCGCTGGTGAAGCGCGTTGCGGCCAGTGCTGGCGATGAGGTTTGCGCCTGGGGCATGGTAATCCTCGTCAACGGTCGCCGGATCGCCGATCGGCAACGCACCGACCTTCGGGGGCGATCCATGCCGCTCTGGGAGGGATGCATGCGTCTTCGAGGACGCCAGTTGTTCCTCCTCATGAACAATCGCCGCTCCTTCGACGGCCGCTATTTCGGATCGACCGAGGGTGAGGACGTCATGGGGAAGGCAGAGCTGCTGTGGCGGCGTTGA
- a CDS encoding helix-turn-helix domain-containing protein, translating to METDDDIARANRAKRGSPFLNTDQAAAYLKLSSRLLKRLRRDGKGPVFRRHSRFVQYHIDDLDTWSAEHSGREIGA from the coding sequence ATGGAAACCGATGACGATATTGCCCGTGCCAATCGCGCCAAACGCGGCTCGCCTTTCCTCAATACCGATCAGGCAGCCGCTTACTTGAAGCTTTCGAGCCGGCTCCTCAAACGCCTGCGCCGCGACGGAAAAGGCCCGGTCTTCCGCCGCCACAGCCGCTTCGTCCAATATCATATCGACGACCTCGATACATGGTCCGCCGAGCATTCTGGCCGGGAGATCGGCGCATGA
- a CDS encoding DUF736 domain-containing protein yields the protein MAQIGSFTRNEDGVYTGEIRTLTLRVKATIRPVDREHDKAPDHRVSAGAVEFGAGWTKAARETGAEYLSLKLDDPSFPAPIYATLTQGDDGEHKLIWSR from the coding sequence ATGGCGCAGATCGGCAGCTTCACCCGCAACGAGGACGGCGTCTACACCGGCGAAATCCGCACACTTACCCTTCGCGTCAAAGCCACGATCCGGCCTGTCGACCGCGAGCATGACAAGGCTCCAGACCACCGCGTCAGCGCTGGGGCCGTCGAGTTTGGCGCTGGCTGGACCAAGGCTGCGCGCGAGACTGGGGCGGAATATCTGAGCCTCAAGCTCGACGATCCATCCTTCCCCGCGCCCATCTATGCGACGCTCACCCAAGGGGACGACGGCGAGCATAAGCTTATCTGGTCCCGCTGA
- a CDS encoding lytic transglycosylase domain-containing protein has translation MAALRLACVTLMLAMAVPSAAQPTVRWRNLIYEASNRCGVPVAWIERVMRAESNGDTMLGGGPIRSRAGAMGLMQLMPGTWDEMRRSLGLGSDPDYPADNIMAGSCYLRRMYDRFGYPGLFAAYNAGPARYAAHLATGRKLPGETIAYLGKVTGSAVSAPVSPSNPAREGLFAIRRQVSVTTRDVTAEPLQSSLFVVRNHVP, from the coding sequence GTGGCGGCGTTGAGGCTCGCCTGCGTCACGCTGATGCTCGCCATGGCCGTTCCATCGGCAGCACAGCCGACGGTCCGCTGGCGAAACCTTATCTATGAGGCATCGAACCGGTGCGGCGTGCCGGTCGCCTGGATCGAGCGCGTGATGCGCGCGGAAAGCAATGGCGACACGATGCTCGGCGGAGGGCCCATTCGCAGCCGTGCCGGTGCGATGGGGCTCATGCAATTGATGCCCGGCACGTGGGACGAGATGCGCCGAAGCCTCGGTCTGGGTAGTGATCCCGATTACCCCGCCGACAACATCATGGCAGGCAGCTGCTACCTCAGGCGGATGTATGATCGCTTCGGTTACCCCGGTCTGTTTGCAGCCTATAATGCCGGTCCGGCCCGCTATGCCGCGCATCTTGCAACCGGTCGGAAGCTGCCGGGCGAAACCATCGCCTATCTTGGCAAGGTGACGGGCTCGGCCGTGAGCGCGCCAGTTTCGCCATCAAACCCTGCGCGCGAGGGGCTGTTCGCGATCCGGCGCCAGGTCTCCGTGACCACGCGGGACGTGACCGCTGAGCCATTACAATCATCGCTCTTCGTGGTGCGCAATCATGTCCCTTGA